From one Triticum urartu cultivar G1812 chromosome 3, Tu2.1, whole genome shotgun sequence genomic stretch:
- the LOC125544791 gene encoding uncharacterized protein LOC125544791 isoform X2, producing MEGNFSADQRAKVVAVLYMVPGDLNGQFHAEKMGYHEMVLLRPQGAAEVVVLAAEFDNTHISSPASAHWGSSSLQFHFETSDVSLVKPYPGLYNKILDQNAH from the exons ATGGAGGGCAACTTCAGTGCTGACCAGAGAGCCAAGGTGGTGGCCGTGCTCTACATGGTGCCCGGCGACCTTAACGGCCAGTTCCACGCCGAGAAGATGGGCTACCACGAGATGGTCCTGCTCCGCCCCCAGGGCGCCGCTGAGGTGGTCGTGCTGGCTGCCGAATTCGATAATACTCATATTTCATCCCCTGCGTCAGCTCATTGGGGGAGTTCTTCTCTACAG TTTCATTTTGAGACCTCGGATGTTTCTCTTGTGAAACCATATCCGGGTCTGTACAACAAGATATTGGATCAGAATGCACATTGA
- the LOC125544791 gene encoding uncharacterized protein LOC125544791 isoform X5, which yields MEGNFSADQRAKVVAVLYMVPGDLNGQFHAEKMGYHEMVLLRPQGAAEVVVLAAEFDNTHISSPASAHWGSSSLQESDDLSSQQPGA from the exons ATGGAGGGCAACTTCAGTGCTGACCAGAGAGCCAAGGTGGTGGCCGTGCTCTACATGGTGCCCGGCGACCTTAACGGCCAGTTCCACGCCGAGAAGATGGGCTACCACGAGATGGTCCTGCTCCGCCCCCAGGGCGCCGCTGAGGTGGTCGTGCTGGCTGCCGAATTCGATAATACTCATATTTCATCCCCTGCGTCAGCTCATTGGGGGAGTTCTTCTCTACAG GAAAGTGACGATCTTTCAAGCCAACAACCAGGGGCATGA
- the LOC125544791 gene encoding uncharacterized protein LOC125544791 isoform X4: MEGNFSADQRAKVVAVLYMVPGDLNGQFHAEKMGYHEMVLLRPQGAAEVVVLAAEFDNTHISSPASAHWGSSSLQMIVHDRTRLLLANCCVVSLGGK, from the exons ATGGAGGGCAACTTCAGTGCTGACCAGAGAGCCAAGGTGGTGGCCGTGCTCTACATGGTGCCCGGCGACCTTAACGGCCAGTTCCACGCCGAGAAGATGGGCTACCACGAGATGGTCCTGCTCCGCCCCCAGGGCGCCGCTGAGGTGGTCGTGCTGGCTGCCGAATTCGATAATACTCATATTTCATCCCCTGCGTCAGCTCATTGGGGGAGTTCTTCTCTACAG ATGATAGTACACGACAGAACACGCCTGCTTCTAGCAAACTGTTGTGTTGTTTCCCTTGGAG GAAAGTGA
- the LOC125544791 gene encoding uncharacterized protein LOC125544791 isoform X6 yields the protein MEGNFSADQRAKVVAVLYMVPGDLNGQFHAEKMGYHEMVLLRPQGAAEVVVLAAEFDNTHISSPASAHWGSSSLQVAENHAAHTFN from the exons ATGGAGGGCAACTTCAGTGCTGACCAGAGAGCCAAGGTGGTGGCCGTGCTCTACATGGTGCCCGGCGACCTTAACGGCCAGTTCCACGCCGAGAAGATGGGCTACCACGAGATGGTCCTGCTCCGCCCCCAGGGCGCCGCTGAGGTGGTCGTGCTGGCTGCCGAATTCGATAATACTCATATTTCATCCCCTGCGTCAGCTCATTGGGGGAGTTCTTCTCTACAG GTAGCAGAAAATCATGCAGCACACACGTTCAATTAG
- the LOC125544791 gene encoding uncharacterized protein LOC125544791 isoform X3, whose product MEGNFSADQRAKVVAVLYMVPGDLNGQFHAEKMGYHEMVLLRPQGAAEVVVLAAEFDNTHISSPASAHWGSSSLQKMIVHDRTRLLLANCCVVSLGGK is encoded by the exons ATGGAGGGCAACTTCAGTGCTGACCAGAGAGCCAAGGTGGTGGCCGTGCTCTACATGGTGCCCGGCGACCTTAACGGCCAGTTCCACGCCGAGAAGATGGGCTACCACGAGATGGTCCTGCTCCGCCCCCAGGGCGCCGCTGAGGTGGTCGTGCTGGCTGCCGAATTCGATAATACTCATATTTCATCCCCTGCGTCAGCTCATTGGGGGAGTTCTTCTCTACAG AAGATGATAGTACACGACAGAACACGCCTGCTTCTAGCAAACTGTTGTGTTGTTTCCCTTGGAG GAAAGTGA
- the LOC125544791 gene encoding uncharacterized protein LOC125544791 isoform X1, translated as MEGNFSADQRAKVVAVLYMVPGDLNGQFHAEKMGYHEMVLLRPQGAAEVVVLAAEFDNTHISSPASAHWGSSSLQRQYKIESITSQIAVWFILVTSSWYLYSKKDKLTLSRYT; from the exons ATGGAGGGCAACTTCAGTGCTGACCAGAGAGCCAAGGTGGTGGCCGTGCTCTACATGGTGCCCGGCGACCTTAACGGCCAGTTCCACGCCGAGAAGATGGGCTACCACGAGATGGTCCTGCTCCGCCCCCAGGGCGCCGCTGAGGTGGTCGTGCTGGCTGCCGAATTCGATAATACTCATATTTCATCCCCTGCGTCAGCTCATTGGGGGAGTTCTTCTCTACAG AGACAATACAAAATCGAGTCCATTACATCTCAGATTGCTGTCTGGTTTATTTTGGTGACATCATCCTGGTATTTATATTCAAAGAAGGATAAATTAACCTTATCCAGGTACACATGA